The segment TATCGGGTCAGCATCACAAAGGTGATGTGTTTGCCACGGCACGTATTGCTGGTATTCAAGCAGCCAAGAAAACATGGGATTTAATTCCACTTTGCCACCCGTTACTGCTTTCAAAAGTTGAAGTCCAGTTAGAAGCGATTGAATCGGAAAACAAGGTTCGTATTGAATCAGTATGTAAACTCGCTGGCAAAACCGGTGTTGAAATGGAAGCGCTAACCGCGGCTTCGGTTGCAGCACTGACGATTTACGACATGTGTAAAGCTGTGCAGAAAGATATGGTAATTGGGCAAATTCGCTTGTTAGAAAAGACGGGCGGTAAATCGGGTCATTTTAAGGTAGATGTATGATTAGTATTTTGTTTTTTGCCCAAACAAGAGAATTAGTGGACTGTGATGGTTTGTCACTTGAGCATGAGTTTGATTCGGTTGAAGCATTGCGTGCACATCTTGTGGCTCAATCGGACAAATGGGCACTGGCATTAGAATCCGGAAAATTGTTGGCTGCGGTTAACCAATCAATTGTACCGATGGATTCTGAACTTAAAGATGGCGATGAAGTGGCTTTCTTCCCACCGGTAACTGGAGGTTAATATGAACAGCTATGTATCGGTTCAGGTAGAAGATTTCAGTGTCGCTCAAGAGTATGAAGCGCTTTCATCGGGCACAGATGCGGGTGCGGTCGTGACTTTCATAGGTAAAGTTCGTGACATGAACTTAGGTGACCATGTGACAGGACTGCATTTAGAGCATTATCCGGGTATGACGGAGAAATCTCTTAACGAAATCTGTGATGAAGCGAAATC is part of the Vibrio diazotrophicus genome and harbors:
- the moaD gene encoding molybdopterin synthase sulfur carrier subunit, which codes for MISILFFAQTRELVDCDGLSLEHEFDSVEALRAHLVAQSDKWALALESGKLLAAVNQSIVPMDSELKDGDEVAFFPPVTGG
- the moaC gene encoding cyclic pyranopterin monophosphate synthase MoaC; this encodes MTQFTHINASGEANMVDVSAKAETVREARAEAFVHMASETLQLIVSGQHHKGDVFATARIAGIQAAKKTWDLIPLCHPLLLSKVEVQLEAIESENKVRIESVCKLAGKTGVEMEALTAASVAALTIYDMCKAVQKDMVIGQIRLLEKTGGKSGHFKVDV